TTATTTTGCAGTTAAATACTCGGACAGTAGTAAGCGATTCATACAGACAATTAGTCGTGCTTTTTTATGGTATGGAACTATATTATTAATTAGCACTATTGCAATATTTGTTTTCGATTGTCTACCAGAAGTTGTTGCAGGATTTATTGGAGCAGGTGTTTTTATGTTTGCGATATATCTTATTCAAAAAAAGTACTATACTAACGAAAGAAATATAAATAAAAGTCTTGAAAAGGGAAAATGCTTTTCTTGTGGTTATACTCTAATCCCAAGTTCTTTATATTGCTCACAATGCAATGAACGAGTAGGAATAATATGTAGAAAATGTGATACTTATGCAAGAATTAATGATGAGTACTGTTCACAATGTGGCCATTCGCTATTTGAAGCAAAAAGTTAGGGTCGCTAAGTAGATGATTTAGTGGAGAAAGCTTAGTAATTAAGAGGAGGGTATTATGAAAAAAATATGTTTTTGTTTACTAGTTTTATCTATATTATTTATTTCATTATCACAAGTTCTTGCTAATGATATTATTTATGGAGATCTGGATTCTGATGGTATGCTTACGTCGCTTGATGTTACTTTGATGCAAAGGTATATAATTGGAGAAGATTTGCAAGTTCCATACGAAGTAGCTGATTTAAATGGAGATGGAGTTATTAATAGTATGGATTTGGTTTTATTACAACGCTTTATTATGGGGCAGATAGATTTATTTCCAGTAGAAGAGATGAAAGATGAAGATATTTATATAAGAGGTTTAGAAGTTTATGAAAATGAGTATGGTAGTGGCTGGAGTGTAATTGATAAATTAATCATAGGTGTAGAACTATATTCTGATAGAGATTATAGTATTGCATCAATGCCTGCAGAGCTAAATAATGCTACTTGGATTCAAACAGCAATGAATTCAAGAACTAATAATACTTTAGAATCTTATGCTTCATTTATTGTTGAAGAAGCAGGATATGTTTTCATTGCTCATTCTGATAGAATATTTAGCAAACCAGATTGGTTGTCAGAATATGAGAACACTGGGCATAAAATTAGAGTAAGAGAATCTGAAACAATAAAACGAAGTTTGACTTTATACAAAAGAAGTGTTTCAGCTGGTCAGCGTGTTAATGTTGGGGTAAATTCTAATGATGGAACAAGTTTTTCTTTGATGTATCCGATCATAGTTACAGGACGTATATCATTTCCTGATCCACCACAAGGGCCAGAATTTCCTGATTATCAGCAGGAAGTAGAAATAATCCGGTCAGGAAGCACCTGGTCAACTGATATTAATGGTCAAATAGTTTATTCAGGAAGAAGTATGGGAGATGCAATTAATGCAGCTACTAGTAGGGTGACAGAAGCGATAATTAATATTAGAAATTCAGGAGATTTAGATACTAGGATAAACCCAGGTACTCATCAATTATTTGATTTTCATGGTAATACAGTAAATGCTTCATCTGGATTTCGAGCTGAGCATACAGATTGGATAAGCATTCGTAATTTGCATATGACTGGTTCTCCATCTTTTGCAATGTCTTTTCATGCTTGTTCAAATCTTCATTTTCATAATATAGTGTTGGAATTAAATGATGGTGGTGGAATTAGAGTTGACAATGATTTATATAGTAATCCAACGAAAACAACGAATTTAAAAGTTACTGGCAGAATGTATATTGAAGGTACTAGGGGTCATGGTTTTGAAACATATACTATAGATGGGATTGAAATTGAGGAAATTATAACAAGGCATACAAATTATTGTGGACTTATTTTAAACGATTCTAGAAATGTTAAAATAGGCTTGGTTGACGCCTATAGAGCAAATTACGGTGGTGGTTATGCTGGTTTTAGAGTGGCAAACTTTAATGGCCCTAATGTTGTAGTAGATAAACTAATTGCTAGAGAATGTGGTAGAGGATTCTTTAGTGTTTCAGGTAGTCACGGTACAACTATTAACCAGGTGGAAATTACTGGAAGCACAAGCCATGGAATATTGATTCAAAATACACAGGATACAGTAATTAATGGAGGAGTAGTATGGAACAATAGTAGTGGTGAAGCTATTAGACTTGCTAATGGTGCTCATGCTGGTGGTCCTACTCGTGATGTAACAATACAGAACCTTAGAGTTTATGGGCCACATACATTCGGGATTAGAGATACAACAGATAATAACTACATTCTTAATAATGATTTACGAAATGCTGGCTCTAATAGGTCAAGAGACCTTGTAGTTGAAGGCAGTAATACAGTGGTTGAAGGAAACATATTAACTGGTGATTAAGTATGGGTTTGGTACTGCCACAGTGCAACGCAAGTCGATTGGCTATTACTGGTCTCAACATTGCGTTTATAATAGAAGAGGGCAGTGTTTTCATAGCATACATAGTCTTCTATGTGCTGCTGTGCTTTTTTTATGTACATTCAGTAAATAGATTAGCAGTAGTCTATTTTAAACGCTTCTTCTTGCGTATCTTTGATAATTTGTTTCGCATAATTTGTTGCGCAATGAAGTTTCAATAAAGAAGAGTAAATGCGTATATATAATTTAAATTTAAGAATTATAGTGGTAAATACCCATTTAATGACATGATTAATTGTTTTTTTAAGCAATTTTTACTATTGTTGCACATTATTACACAAAACTTTATAAAATTTGCTTGACAGTTAAAAATAATTATAATATAATTTATTAGAAGAATAATATGACATTAAAAGGAAAATGAATAAATTTTTCTTAAAAAATGAAATTTTGACAAACGACCTTCCTTAATGAAGTCTCTATTAATCTTCGCTATAGCATACTGATTATTTATATTATTTAGAACCCAAACTTCGCAGTTGTTATAAATTCATCTTCGAAGTTTGGGTTTAGAATATAAAGTTTGTCTCCAAGTAGCTACATAAAAGAATTCGTTTCTATTAAATTAAGCTTGGATGAACAGTCAGTTAAATTAAAAATTTTGAATGGAGATGATTTTAATGAAAAAAAGTTGCTTTAAAATTACGTTAGTTTTATGTTTTATCTTAATTTTTTTACCCCAAATTGCTTTTGCTAACAACATTATTTACGGAGATTTAGACAATAATGGTAGGGTTGATGCTCTTGATTTAACATTAATGCAAAGGTACATAACTGGGATAATTGAAAATTTCTCTGCTCCATATGAAGCTGCTGATTTAAATGGAGATTCAACAATTTCTAGTACTGATGCAGTGTTGTTAGGTCGTTATATTTTGGGACAGATCGATATATTCCCTGTAGAAGAAGAAAACACGAATGATATAATAATTGCAAATCCAGTAACAGCAAATGCATCTGATGAGGCAAGGGCACTTTTGAATTTTTTATACACAATTAAAGGCGAAAAAATGCTTACAGGACAGATGGAATCTGGTTCCTGGGGAGGTGGCCCAGATTCTGAAATGGATTATATTTATAATGTAACAGGTGTATTACCTGCACTTCGTGGTTTGGATTTTATTCATGAATATGATAATCATAATGTTATACAGCGTTCTATTGACTGGTGGGAGAGAGGGGGGATTCCATCGCTTATGTGGCATTGGGGTGCTCCAACTGTAGGTGAAGGATATGAAGCAAGTCAAGCTACTATTGATGTTGAGGCATGCTTAATACCTGGAACTGCAGAAAATGTTGCGATGTGGCAAGATCTTGAAAGAATTGCGAATCATCTTGAAGTATTAAGAGATGCAAATGTACCTACGCTTTGGCGTCCTTTTCATGAAATGGAAGGTGCTTGGTTTTGGTATGGTAAAGATGGTCCTGAACCTTTTATAGGATTATGGAGAACAATGTTTAATTATTTTGTTCATGAGCGCGGTTTAAACAACCTTATCTGGGTATTGCCACACACGTCAGCTGTTAATACTGATTGGTATCCTGGGGATGAATATGTAGATCTTGCAGGAGCAGATATTTATGGTGTTGGCTCAGAACCACTGGTAGATATGTATGAATCTTTAGTTGCTTTTTATGGTGATGATATTCCTTTAGCTTATCATGAGAATGGTGTTAATCCAGATCCAGAATTGGCTTATGAGTCGGGTGTGATGTGGTCTTGGTTTATGACCTGGCATACAGATTGGTTGCATCATAATAATACACCTCAAGATTTAAACTATGTATATCATCATGAACGTACTCTTACACTTGAAGATATGCCTGATATCATGGATTACGCAGGTGAAAACGATTCTGTTCGCGTTAGATCCAGGTATAGTGGTAGAGGTAGTGTAAGCCGATATCCCAATATACCATTTATAGAAAAAGGAAGCAATGTTCAATTCACTGCTTATCCTGCAGAAGGATGGTTATTTGAAACTTGGAGTGGTGATGTAGATTCTTCTAGTAACCCAATTACATTGTCAGTAAATGAAATAACAAACGTAACAGCAGAATTTATTCCTGATTTAGGGACAAATTTGCTAGTAAACGGAGATTTTTCAGATGGTATTGCTTACTGGCATAATTATATATTTGAAGATCAGGGTGCTAATGCAGATATAAATGTTGTAAATGGTGAATGTGTAATAGATATAGTGAGTGGTGGTCATGAATTGTATCATGTACAATTAATTAGGCCTGGTATTTTTCTTGAAGAGGGAGTAACTTATGAGTTATCTTTTGAAGTGTATGCAGATAGTATGCGAGAAATGTTTTTAAAAGTTGGAGAAGATGGTGGAAATTACACGCAATACTTTGGTGATTCATTTTATATTGGTACAGAAAAAGAGACTATAAGCAGGATATTTACAATGAATGATAGTACTGATACTTCTGCCAGGCTTGAGTTTAATGTTGGCTTAGAGAATATTAATGTATATTTTGATAATATTTCCTTAGTTATAGTTAATTAAAGATTAATAAATATTAGCAGAGTTAAAGAAAACATTTAAAAAAAGGGGCGTTTTTGAACGCCTCTTTTTTTATCAGATTTATTTGTTTCTTTTCATTCTATAGATTAAATATGAAAATAAGCCCAAAAGCAAATAAGGGAGTATGGTTCCAGCTAATATTATCATTTTATAGACTTGATATATTGCTTCCTGAACTGCATTTCTTAATGTTCTAATAATACCAGGCTTACCGGAGCTAAGTGCTGCTTGTTCTTGATATTCTACAGTAATTGTGCTGTAGTTTATTTGATTGTCTAAATAGTTTATCCTCCCTTTTAATCTTTCAATTTCTGTTCTTGTTCTATTAAGTTCATTTTCAATATTGAGTAATTCTTCTACTGTACTTGCTCTTTCAAATAAATCACGATAACGCTCTTGTTGTATTTCAAGATTTTTTAGTCTGATTTCGATGTCCATATATTCTTCTGTAACATCTTGCCCAGAAATAGAGCGGTTTAAAACTGTTCCTAATTCTTCGTTACTAATTTCGTGTAATACTTGCTTAAAGTTATCAGCAGGTATTCTCAATTGATAACGAGAAAACTTTTGATCATTATTATTTACCCAATCGTTTGTATTTGCAATATAACCATTATGTCTTTCTGCTATATTTAATACAAGTTCATTAATTTCCTCTATATTTTTCACTTCGATTGTAAGATTAGCTCTGTGAATAAGTTTTCTTTGATTTTCTGGATTTATATTATTTGCATTATCTGCTATATTTTTTGATTCGAGAGCAAGAGATCTAGTCATCATATTTGATTCTTTAACAAGAGATTGGCTTAAATCATTATTAGATTGAAAAGTAGTAAAGTTTTGCACTTCAGTTCTTATATTAGCAAGATCCTCTTGTTCCTTTGATCTTTGTTCATTGAATAAGTTGCTTGGACTTCCAATTATGAATATAAATAAAATTATAACTGCTATACCTACTATTCCACTTGGAATTGGTAATGGTTTGGATAAAAAATCTTTTACTTTATAAATAACGTCTTTCTTTTTATTTTTCATGTTCATAGATACACCACTTTTTTTCTTTATTTTTTTCACAAAATCCTTTGGAGCTTGAATTTCCTCCAATGAAGAGAGGAAATTGTAGTTATTTTTATATTTAATTAATTCATTTTTACATTCAGGGCATTCATTCAAATGATTTTTGATTAATTTCATTTCTTTATCATCAAGACCTTTATCTATATACAGAGGTAGTAAGTTTTTTATTTTTTTATGATTCATTTTATCCCTCCTTCATTTATAATATCATTAAGACTATCTCTTAAAGTTTGTCGTGCTCTACTTAGTCTAGATTTAACAGTTCCCATTGATATATTTAGGATATTAGCTATTTCCTTATAACTTAGACCCTGAAATTCTCTTAATACTAGTACAGTTTTTTGTTCAAGTGGTAGTGTACTGATTTGTTCTTGTAACTCATCATTAAATTCTTTTTTAAGTGATATATTTTCTGGATTATTTTTTTCTTTAATTTCATAATCATTTTCTTCTATATCACATTCTGTAAATCCTCGTTGGCGTTTTCTTAACTCATCTCGGCAGAGATTAGTGCTAATTCTGAATAACCAAGTAGAAAAACTAGAGTTTCCTTTGAACTTATTGAGATTTTTATAAACTCTAATAAAGCTTTCCTGTGCTATATCTAATGCGTCTTGATGGTTTCCTAAAATTCGAAAAGTAGTATTATAAACTTTGTGTTGATATTTTTCTACGAGTATTTCAAAAGCATGGTCATCACCCTGCTTAAATTTCTTTACTAGTTCTATATCACTTAGTCCCATTCCCCTTCACTCCTTTCAAAACGTTTAGACGAATAAAAAACAATTTTGTTCCCTATATATTTAAATTTATTCGTTAAATTTATTTATTAAAGTTCTTTCATAAATTCAATAAGATTAGTA
This region of Halanaerobiaceae bacterium ANBcell28 genomic DNA includes:
- a CDS encoding zinc ribbon domain-containing protein, yielding MEKGDVQLSKFERILAFGIIGCMLLATWELGRLLVDEWFYEWVRKDSFVRERIILYGISFIMSFGSVYFAVKYSDSSKRFIQTISRAFLWYGTILLISTIAIFVFDCLPEVVAGFIGAGVFMFAIYLIQKKYYTNERNINKSLEKGKCFSCGYTLIPSSLYCSQCNERVGIICRKCDTYARINDEYCSQCGHSLFEAKS
- a CDS encoding dockerin type I domain-containing protein, with amino-acid sequence MKKICFCLLVLSILFISLSQVLANDIIYGDLDSDGMLTSLDVTLMQRYIIGEDLQVPYEVADLNGDGVINSMDLVLLQRFIMGQIDLFPVEEMKDEDIYIRGLEVYENEYGSGWSVIDKLIIGVELYSDRDYSIASMPAELNNATWIQTAMNSRTNNTLESYASFIVEEAGYVFIAHSDRIFSKPDWLSEYENTGHKIRVRESETIKRSLTLYKRSVSAGQRVNVGVNSNDGTSFSLMYPIIVTGRISFPDPPQGPEFPDYQQEVEIIRSGSTWSTDINGQIVYSGRSMGDAINAATSRVTEAIINIRNSGDLDTRINPGTHQLFDFHGNTVNASSGFRAEHTDWISIRNLHMTGSPSFAMSFHACSNLHFHNIVLELNDGGGIRVDNDLYSNPTKTTNLKVTGRMYIEGTRGHGFETYTIDGIEIEEIITRHTNYCGLILNDSRNVKIGLVDAYRANYGGGYAGFRVANFNGPNVVVDKLIARECGRGFFSVSGSHGTTINQVEITGSTSHGILIQNTQDTVINGGVVWNNSSGEAIRLANGAHAGGPTRDVTIQNLRVYGPHTFGIRDTTDNNYILNNDLRNAGSNRSRDLVVEGSNTVVEGNILTGD
- a CDS encoding glycosyl hydrolase yields the protein MKKSCFKITLVLCFILIFLPQIAFANNIIYGDLDNNGRVDALDLTLMQRYITGIIENFSAPYEAADLNGDSTISSTDAVLLGRYILGQIDIFPVEEENTNDIIIANPVTANASDEARALLNFLYTIKGEKMLTGQMESGSWGGGPDSEMDYIYNVTGVLPALRGLDFIHEYDNHNVIQRSIDWWERGGIPSLMWHWGAPTVGEGYEASQATIDVEACLIPGTAENVAMWQDLERIANHLEVLRDANVPTLWRPFHEMEGAWFWYGKDGPEPFIGLWRTMFNYFVHERGLNNLIWVLPHTSAVNTDWYPGDEYVDLAGADIYGVGSEPLVDMYESLVAFYGDDIPLAYHENGVNPDPELAYESGVMWSWFMTWHTDWLHHNNTPQDLNYVYHHERTLTLEDMPDIMDYAGENDSVRVRSRYSGRGSVSRYPNIPFIEKGSNVQFTAYPAEGWLFETWSGDVDSSSNPITLSVNEITNVTAEFIPDLGTNLLVNGDFSDGIAYWHNYIFEDQGANADINVVNGECVIDIVSGGHELYHVQLIRPGIFLEEGVTYELSFEVYADSMREMFLKVGEDGGNYTQYFGDSFYIGTEKETISRIFTMNDSTDTSARLEFNVGLENINVYFDNISLVIVN
- a CDS encoding DUF4349 domain-containing protein; the encoded protein is MNHKKIKNLLPLYIDKGLDDKEMKLIKNHLNECPECKNELIKYKNNYNFLSSLEEIQAPKDFVKKIKKKSGVSMNMKNKKKDVIYKVKDFLSKPLPIPSGIVGIAVIILFIFIIGSPSNLFNEQRSKEQEDLANIRTEVQNFTTFQSNNDLSQSLVKESNMMTRSLALESKNIADNANNINPENQRKLIHRANLTIEVKNIEEINELVLNIAERHNGYIANTNDWVNNNDQKFSRYQLRIPADNFKQVLHEISNEELGTVLNRSISGQDVTEEYMDIEIRLKNLEIQQERYRDLFERASTVEELLNIENELNRTRTEIERLKGRINYLDNQINYSTITVEYQEQAALSSGKPGIIRTLRNAVQEAIYQVYKMIILAGTILPYLLLGLFSYLIYRMKRNK
- a CDS encoding sigma-70 family RNA polymerase sigma factor translates to MGLSDIELVKKFKQGDDHAFEILVEKYQHKVYNTTFRILGNHQDALDIAQESFIRVYKNLNKFKGNSSFSTWLFRISTNLCRDELRKRQRGFTECDIEENDYEIKEKNNPENISLKKEFNDELQEQISTLPLEQKTVLVLREFQGLSYKEIANILNISMGTVKSRLSRARQTLRDSLNDIINEGGIK